From the Halorhabdus utahensis DSM 12940 genome, one window contains:
- a CDS encoding pyridoxal-phosphate-dependent aminotransferase family protein, whose protein sequence is MCPVTDAPDREYTDDYPEKTLYIPGPTEVREDVIEEMAQPMFGHRMDRMTDLYTTIVEDTKDFLDTDNEVIILTGSGTEFWEASTLNLVDEKILVPTCGSFSERHANVAERLGKDVDRLEYEWGEAIKPEDVREAIEESDNEYDVVASVMNESSTGVRNPIEEIGDVVAEYPDTYFVVDAVSALGGDYVDIDEHNIDVIFTSTQKAFAMPPGLAICVVSSEAYEREIEKDSASWYGGFQRCLDYYDRKGQTHSTPAIPIMLAYRKQMKHMLEEGHHARDERHREMTEYVHEWAREHFDLFAEEGYRSQTVSCIENTQGIDVAATIEEVSAEYDMVFSNGYGSQLGEKTFRIGHMGEHDLESIRELTEAIEDVAGL, encoded by the coding sequence ATGTGCCCCGTGACTGACGCACCCGACCGCGAATATACCGACGACTATCCCGAAAAGACGCTGTACATCCCCGGACCGACCGAGGTCCGTGAGGACGTTATCGAGGAGATGGCCCAGCCGATGTTCGGCCACCGGATGGATCGGATGACCGACCTCTACACCACGATCGTCGAGGACACCAAGGACTTCCTCGATACCGACAACGAGGTCATCATCCTGACGGGGTCGGGGACGGAATTCTGGGAGGCCTCGACGCTGAACCTCGTCGACGAGAAGATCCTCGTGCCGACCTGCGGGAGCTTCAGCGAACGCCACGCCAACGTCGCCGAGCGCCTGGGCAAGGACGTTGATCGCCTGGAGTACGAGTGGGGTGAGGCGATCAAGCCCGAAGACGTTCGCGAGGCCATCGAGGAAAGCGACAACGAATACGACGTCGTCGCTAGCGTGATGAACGAGTCCTCGACCGGCGTCCGCAACCCGATCGAGGAGATCGGCGACGTCGTCGCGGAGTACCCGGACACCTACTTCGTCGTCGACGCCGTGAGCGCGCTGGGGGGCGATTACGTCGACATCGACGAGCACAACATCGACGTGATCTTCACCTCGACCCAGAAGGCCTTCGCGATGCCGCCGGGGCTGGCGATCTGTGTCGTGAGTAGCGAGGCCTACGAGCGCGAGATCGAGAAAGACAGTGCCTCGTGGTACGGCGGGTTCCAGCGCTGCCTGGACTACTACGACCGGAAGGGCCAGACCCACTCGACGCCGGCCATCCCCATCATGTTGGCCTACCGCAAGCAGATGAAACACATGCTGGAGGAGGGCCATCACGCCAGGGACGAGCGCCACCGCGAGATGACCGAGTACGTCCACGAGTGGGCGCGCGAACACTTCGACCTGTTCGCCGAGGAAGGCTATCGCTCTCAGACGGTCTCCTGTATCGAGAACACGCAGGGCATCGACGTGGCAGCGACCATCGAGGAAGTCTCGGCGGAGTACGACATGGTGTTCTCGAACGGGTATGGCTCCCAACTCGGCGAGAAGACCTTCCGGATCGGGCACATGGGCGAACACGACCTCGAGAGCATCCGTGAGTTGACTGAAGCCATTGAGGACGTGGCCGGTCTGTGA
- a CDS encoding Fic family protein — translation MARDELPDGAPGKYVPFGQRSYYLPDELPPADGIELSSGFQETLQDAIYQLGRLEGISEETDASPIVYTSLVRREAVESVLIEGADIELEDLFRPEDIDHGETTKDIREGINYETAVREGATRVSETGEITVDLLNDLHGTLMAGVRDEGHDAGAFRTAPVHIPPPEPHLTPFVPPAATKVPHLMDNLVAYIQDGGAYHDLVDLGLVHYQFETIHPYGDGNGRLGRLLITLQLIQQGYLSDPYLYPSAYFNEHKIEYVNRMRAVSEEGAWEPWLQFFVDGIRQQAADAVARTDELRELRREYEMRYGHEKAARDRLAMRLFQYPYVTTKEVQKLLDVSHQTARNAIMALENEGVLQETTGKERYQEFKAVDIFDILTRSFDESA, via the coding sequence ATGGCCAGGGACGAACTTCCAGACGGGGCACCGGGGAAATACGTCCCGTTCGGACAGCGGTCGTACTATCTTCCGGACGAACTGCCGCCAGCGGATGGAATCGAACTCAGCTCCGGGTTTCAGGAGACGCTTCAGGATGCGATCTACCAGCTGGGTCGTCTGGAGGGGATCAGTGAGGAAACGGACGCGAGCCCGATCGTCTACACGTCACTCGTGCGGCGCGAGGCGGTCGAATCGGTCCTCATCGAGGGGGCAGACATCGAACTCGAGGACCTCTTTCGGCCCGAGGACATCGACCACGGCGAGACGACCAAAGACATCCGCGAGGGTATCAACTACGAGACGGCCGTTCGGGAGGGGGCCACCCGCGTCTCCGAGACCGGGGAGATCACGGTCGACTTGCTCAACGACCTGCACGGGACGCTCATGGCGGGTGTTCGTGACGAGGGACATGACGCGGGTGCGTTTCGGACGGCCCCGGTCCACATTCCGCCGCCTGAGCCACACTTGACACCGTTCGTTCCACCTGCCGCCACGAAGGTGCCCCACCTCATGGACAACCTCGTGGCGTACATCCAGGACGGTGGTGCCTATCACGACCTCGTCGACCTGGGTCTTGTTCACTACCAGTTCGAGACGATCCACCCGTACGGCGACGGAAACGGCCGCCTGGGACGATTGTTGATCACACTCCAGCTCATCCAGCAGGGCTATCTGAGCGATCCGTACCTCTACCCGAGCGCGTATTTCAACGAGCACAAGATCGAGTACGTCAACCGAATGCGCGCGGTGAGCGAGGAAGGGGCCTGGGAGCCGTGGCTCCAGTTTTTCGTCGACGGTATCCGCCAGCAGGCGGCCGACGCAGTCGCCCGAACGGACGAGCTGCGCGAACTGCGCCGGGAGTACGAGATGCGCTACGGTCACGAGAAGGCCGCCCGGGATCGGCTGGCGATGCGGCTCTTCCAGTATCCATACGTCACGACGAAGGAAGTCCAGAAACTGCTCGACGTGTCCCACCAGACCGCCCGGAACGCGATCATGGCTCTGGAGAACGAGGGTGTTCTTCAGGAGACCACCGGGAAGGAGCGCTACCAGGAATTCAAGGCAGTGGACATCTTCGACATCCTGACCCGGTCGTTCGATGAATCGGCGTAA
- the ligA gene encoding NAD-dependent DNA ligase LigA — protein MTAVEPPDNPYVENPPTDFESVDALDAESAHEQAEQLREAIRYHDHQYYVENDPVIGDRTYDALFARLQDLEDGFGLDRENSPTQRVGGEPLDKLASVEHVAPMQSIDQGGEVTEVREFDERVARGMGDAGFDPDERTYFCEPKFDGLSVEIVYEDGVYQRAATRGDGEVGEDVTENVRTIPSVPGRLRGDYPDTLAVRGEVYIPTDAFQAYNRERIERGDDPFANPRNAAAGTLRQLDPSITAERPLAIFFFGVLDASVEFEQNSEVYERLPEWGLRVTDLAEEVDSIEDAIDYRDRLLDERDDLPFEIDGVVIKLNDRAACDALGSTARAPRWAFAYKFPARTERTTIRDVVVQVGRTGRLTPVALMDPVEVGGVMVSRASLHNPAEIERLGVDVGDEVRVQRAGDVIPEVAEVLDAASDGTFDFPESCPVCDSPVERDGPLAFCTGGLACPAQLERAIVHYASRAGLDIEGLGEERVQQLLDAGLVEELADLYELGQLDLTSLEGWGMQSVANLQEELEASREPPLDDFLAALNVPSLGAATATALAREFGTFEAVMDADREQLQAVDDIGPKVAAEIREFFETERNREAIERLLDHVDPQPYEVEGGDELDGLTFVFTGTLSNYTRSEAQELVEVHGGSATSSVSGNTDYLVVGENPGQRKRDDADANDVQILDEDEFEELLAGRGVLD, from the coding sequence ATGACAGCGGTCGAGCCGCCGGACAACCCCTACGTCGAGAACCCACCGACGGACTTCGAGTCGGTCGATGCACTCGACGCCGAGTCCGCCCACGAGCAGGCCGAACAGTTGCGCGAGGCTATCAGATATCACGACCACCAGTATTACGTGGAAAACGACCCCGTCATCGGCGACCGGACCTACGACGCCCTGTTCGCCCGTCTGCAAGACCTCGAAGACGGCTTCGGCCTCGACCGCGAGAACAGCCCCACCCAGCGCGTCGGCGGCGAACCGCTGGACAAACTCGCATCCGTCGAGCACGTCGCGCCGATGCAGTCGATCGACCAGGGTGGCGAGGTGACGGAGGTCCGGGAGTTCGATGAGCGCGTTGCCCGCGGGATGGGCGACGCGGGCTTTGACCCCGACGAGCGGACCTACTTCTGTGAGCCGAAGTTCGACGGCCTCTCGGTCGAAATCGTCTACGAGGACGGCGTCTACCAGCGGGCGGCGACCCGCGGGGACGGCGAGGTCGGCGAGGACGTCACCGAGAACGTCCGAACGATCCCGAGCGTGCCGGGCCGACTGCGCGGCGACTATCCGGACACGCTGGCGGTCCGCGGGGAGGTCTACATCCCGACCGACGCGTTCCAGGCGTACAACCGCGAACGCATCGAGCGCGGCGACGACCCCTTCGCCAACCCCCGCAACGCGGCCGCGGGCACCCTCCGGCAACTCGATCCCTCGATCACCGCCGAGCGCCCCCTGGCGATCTTCTTCTTCGGCGTGCTGGACGCGAGCGTCGAGTTCGAACAGAACAGCGAGGTCTACGAACGCCTGCCGGAGTGGGGACTGCGGGTGACCGACCTCGCCGAGGAGGTCGACTCGATCGAGGACGCCATCGACTACCGCGACCGCTTGCTCGATGAACGGGACGACCTCCCCTTCGAGATCGACGGCGTCGTGATCAAGCTCAACGACCGGGCAGCCTGTGACGCGCTGGGATCGACCGCGCGCGCGCCACGGTGGGCCTTCGCCTACAAGTTCCCCGCCCGGACCGAACGGACGACGATCCGGGACGTCGTCGTCCAGGTCGGCCGGACCGGGCGGCTGACGCCCGTCGCGCTCATGGACCCAGTCGAGGTCGGCGGGGTGATGGTCTCGCGTGCCTCGCTGCACAATCCCGCCGAGATCGAGCGGCTGGGTGTCGACGTCGGCGACGAGGTGCGCGTCCAGCGGGCCGGCGACGTGATTCCGGAGGTTGCGGAGGTCCTCGATGCGGCGAGCGATGGGACCTTCGACTTCCCCGAATCCTGTCCCGTCTGTGACAGCCCGGTTGAGCGGGACGGCCCGCTGGCGTTTTGTACCGGCGGACTGGCCTGTCCCGCCCAGTTAGAGCGGGCGATCGTCCACTACGCCAGCCGCGCCGGCCTCGATATCGAGGGACTGGGTGAGGAACGCGTTCAGCAACTCCTCGATGCCGGACTGGTCGAAGAACTGGCAGACCTCTACGAACTCGGCCAGCTCGATCTCACCTCGCTGGAAGGCTGGGGTATGCAATCTGTCGCCAACCTCCAGGAGGAACTCGAAGCCAGTCGGGAACCCCCGCTCGATGACTTCCTCGCGGCGCTGAACGTCCCCTCCCTCGGTGCGGCGACAGCGACCGCACTGGCACGCGAGTTCGGGACGTTTGAGGCAGTGATGGACGCTGACCGCGAGCAGCTTCAGGCGGTCGACGATATCGGGCCGAAGGTGGCCGCGGAGATCCGGGAGTTCTTCGAGACCGAGCGCAACCGCGAGGCGATCGAGCGCTTACTGGACCACGTCGACCCACAGCCCTACGAGGTCGAGGGTGGCGACGAACTCGACGGGCTGACGTTCGTCTTCACCGGGACGCTTTCGAATTACACCCGAAGCGAGGCCCAGGAACTTGTCGAGGTCCACGGCGGATCGGCCACCAGTAGCGTCTCGGGCAACACCGACTACCTCGTGGTCGGCGAAAACCCGGGCCAGCGCAAACGCGACGACGCCGACGCCAACGACGTGCAGATTCTTGACGAGGACGAGTTCGAGGAACTGCTGGCCGGGCGTGGCGTTCTGGACTGA
- a CDS encoding pirin family protein, giving the protein MSLESTGTLHKAPRTDVSQNQGKFRIHLNFPGRNLPDHDDHGYGPLATVVESFMDPDTLISMHQHRNEEIISWVPAGVMRHDDGEGNKLVTDPEHMMVMNAGSGFWHEERTLADDPPLRMLQIFVRPHSLDLEPDIQHEPIPEPVDNEWRHLFGPEESEAPLSVRNDVHFYDTHLEEGERIDLPTEPEWDTYFYVFDGAVTAGDTHFDKTESGLLVDGSETTVTAETEALLVAFTIDPDAPITRQGTIGR; this is encoded by the coding sequence ATGAGTCTCGAATCGACGGGCACGCTCCACAAGGCCCCACGAACGGATGTTTCACAGAACCAGGGGAAGTTCCGCATCCACCTCAACTTTCCCGGGCGCAACCTCCCTGATCACGACGACCACGGGTACGGCCCGCTGGCGACCGTCGTCGAGTCGTTCATGGACCCGGATACGCTCATCTCGATGCACCAGCACCGCAACGAGGAGATCATCTCCTGGGTCCCTGCGGGCGTGATGCGCCACGACGACGGCGAGGGGAACAAGCTCGTGACCGATCCCGAGCACATGATGGTGATGAACGCCGGCAGCGGCTTCTGGCACGAGGAGCGCACGCTCGCCGACGACCCACCGCTGCGGATGCTCCAGATCTTCGTCCGCCCGCACAGCCTCGACCTCGAACCGGACATCCAGCACGAGCCCATTCCCGAACCCGTCGACAATGAATGGCGACACCTCTTCGGACCCGAGGAGTCCGAGGCCCCGCTTTCCGTCCGCAACGATGTCCACTTCTACGACACTCACCTCGAAGAGGGCGAGCGCATCGACCTACCGACGGAGCCTGAGTGGGACACGTACTTCTACGTCTTCGACGGGGCGGTTACCGCCGGGGACACTCACTTTGACAAAACCGAGAGCGGGCTGCTCGTCGACGGGAGCGAGACGACAGTCACCGCCGAGACTGAGGCGTTGCTTGTCGCGTTCACCATCGATCCTGACGCGCCGATCACCCGGCAGGGGACGATTGGCCGCTGA
- a CDS encoding ABC transporter permease → MRWLQIARKDFDDARRDRQLYYLLGILSLFALGIGYIVGDNPEFVSPGQTAMVLIPVFAILAPIVALTISQADIVGKRATGELSVLLSLPFSRRTIVLGSLVGRMAVMTVVLVAVFVLAPLVVSVRGAPVDPVALAGAFGMIWLLSLVFTAIALGISTFTRSTTLSAGGSFGVFLLFVMQLWTVIPSGVRYLLNGLTMPSGPQPEWAAVFVQLSPFAALRNLAQPVVSEIVGSFPLAAGEVGESLPWYHEPVFAAIVVLAWIVLPLAAGYWRFQTTDL, encoded by the coding sequence ATGCGGTGGTTACAGATCGCCCGCAAGGACTTCGACGACGCCCGGCGGGACCGACAGCTGTACTACCTGCTCGGGATTCTGTCGCTGTTCGCCCTCGGCATCGGCTACATCGTCGGCGACAATCCCGAGTTCGTCTCCCCCGGCCAAACGGCCATGGTCCTGATTCCGGTGTTCGCTATTCTCGCCCCGATCGTCGCACTGACGATCAGCCAGGCCGACATCGTCGGCAAGCGGGCGACCGGCGAACTCTCCGTATTGTTGAGTCTGCCCTTCTCCCGACGGACGATCGTCCTCGGGAGTCTGGTCGGTCGGATGGCCGTCATGACGGTCGTCCTCGTCGCGGTGTTCGTCCTCGCGCCGCTCGTGGTGAGCGTGCGGGGTGCACCTGTCGATCCAGTCGCGCTGGCCGGGGCCTTCGGGATGATCTGGCTCCTGTCGCTGGTGTTCACCGCGATCGCGCTCGGGATCTCGACGTTCACCAGATCGACGACGCTCTCAGCCGGGGGCTCCTTCGGCGTCTTCCTCCTGTTCGTCATGCAACTGTGGACGGTCATCCCCAGCGGCGTTCGGTACCTGCTCAACGGCCTCACGATGCCGAGCGGGCCACAGCCGGAGTGGGCGGCCGTCTTCGTCCAACTGTCGCCGTTCGCCGCGCTCCGAAACCTCGCCCAGCCAGTCGTCAGTGAGATCGTTGGTTCGTTCCCGCTCGCGGCCGGCGAAGTCGGCGAGAGTCTCCCCTGGTATCATGAGCCTGTCTTCGCCGCGATCGTCGTGCTCGCGTGGATCGTCCTGCCGCTCGCCGCTGGGTACTGGCGGTTCCAGACGACCGATCTGTAG
- a CDS encoding ABC transporter ATP-binding protein: MVAIDLTDVTKTYGDVTALQSVDLTVEDGEVFGFLGPNGAGKSTTIDILLDHARPTAGHAEVLDMDAQDETVAVRERTGVLPERFGPLGEMTGRQHVEFTVEAKNADDDPGRIVERVGIDHAADRPASGYSKGMTQRLMLGMALVGEPDLLILDEPTTGLDPNGARQMREIVRAEAERGATVFFSSHILQQVEAVCDRVGILDYGNLVAVDSIDGLREAAGTTGEMTVTLDTVPDRLGDEISAIEGVTSVRVDGYSIVAGCENPAKAAVVEACQQAGATVENIETSEASLEDLFAAYTGGA, translated from the coding sequence ATGGTCGCCATCGACCTTACTGACGTCACCAAGACGTACGGTGACGTCACCGCCCTCCAGTCAGTCGACCTGACCGTCGAAGACGGCGAGGTGTTCGGCTTTCTCGGCCCCAACGGCGCGGGGAAGTCCACCACGATCGATATTCTGCTCGATCACGCCCGACCGACGGCCGGTCACGCGGAGGTACTCGACATGGACGCACAGGACGAGACCGTCGCCGTCCGGGAACGAACCGGCGTGTTGCCCGAACGGTTCGGTCCGCTCGGCGAGATGACCGGCCGCCAGCACGTCGAATTCACCGTCGAAGCGAAGAACGCCGACGACGATCCGGGGCGGATCGTCGAGCGGGTTGGCATCGACCACGCGGCCGATCGACCCGCCAGCGGCTACTCGAAGGGGATGACCCAGCGGCTCATGCTCGGGATGGCCCTCGTGGGAGAGCCCGACCTGCTCATCCTCGACGAACCGACGACCGGCCTCGATCCGAACGGCGCGCGACAGATGCGCGAGATCGTTCGGGCTGAAGCCGAACGCGGCGCAACCGTGTTCTTCTCGAGTCACATCCTCCAGCAGGTCGAGGCGGTCTGTGATCGGGTCGGCATTCTCGATTACGGCAACCTCGTCGCCGTCGACTCCATCGACGGCCTCCGGGAGGCGGCCGGCACGACCGGCGAGATGACCGTGACGCTCGATACCGTGCCTGACAGATTGGGCGACGAGATCAGTGCCATCGAGGGAGTCACGTCCGTCCGCGTCGACGGGTACTCCATCGTCGCCGGGTGTGAGAACCCGGCAAAGGCAGCCGTCGTGGAGGCCTGTCAGCAGGCAGGCGCGACCGTCGAGAACATCGAAACCAGCGAGGCGAGCTTAGAGGATCTCTTCGCCGCCTACACGGGGGGTGCCTGA
- a CDS encoding ABC transporter permease subunit, whose product MSTLAVAKKDFQDALRSKALWGLSVIFILLSLLIAYVFAEFTTEMGIEEQTAKGLAYFLASQIGLFVSITAIVIAYKAIAGERESGSIKILLSLPHTRRDVLLGKVLGRSATLVVPTLIGLVAGAALGTALMGEVAPVALGALLLMSLIFVLTYISIMVGLSALTGSTSRASMLTIGFFFVFELLWGGVLVGISWISRELSFVSNDPEWIYILAQVPPSAAYTTGLTALIPGDIGLADETAADAFYQTPWVGVVMLAFWLVVPLAIGYRQFSKADL is encoded by the coding sequence ATGAGCACGCTCGCCGTCGCGAAGAAGGACTTCCAGGACGCGTTACGCTCGAAGGCGCTATGGGGACTCTCGGTGATCTTCATTTTGCTGTCGCTGCTGATCGCCTATGTGTTCGCCGAGTTCACGACGGAGATGGGTATCGAAGAGCAGACAGCGAAAGGACTGGCGTACTTCCTCGCCAGCCAGATCGGGCTGTTCGTCTCAATCACGGCGATCGTGATCGCGTACAAGGCGATCGCGGGCGAGCGCGAAAGTGGATCGATCAAGATCCTCCTTTCGCTTCCACACACCCGCCGGGACGTCCTACTGGGGAAAGTGCTGGGCCGAAGTGCGACGCTGGTCGTCCCGACGCTCATTGGCCTGGTCGCGGGCGCAGCACTGGGGACCGCGCTGATGGGCGAGGTTGCACCCGTCGCACTTGGCGCGCTGTTGTTGATGTCGCTCATCTTCGTCCTTACGTATATTTCTATTATGGTGGGCCTCTCAGCACTCACGGGATCGACCAGCCGCGCCTCGATGCTGACGATCGGCTTTTTCTTCGTCTTCGAATTGCTATGGGGTGGCGTCTTGGTTGGCATCTCATGGATCTCTCGGGAACTCTCGTTCGTGAGTAACGACCCCGAATGGATCTACATCCTTGCACAGGTGCCACCGAGTGCAGCATACACGACCGGTCTGACCGCGCTCATCCCCGGCGACATCGGCCTGGCAGATGAAACCGCGGCCGATGCGTTCTACCAGACGCCGTGGGTCGGTGTGGTCATGCTCGCATTCTGGCTGGTCGTCCCGCTCGCGATCGGCTACCGACAGTTCTCGAAGGCAGATCTCTGA
- a CDS encoding ABC transporter ATP-binding protein: protein MPAIETNELGKRFGDDIFALDGVDLRVKEGEIFGFLGPNGAGKSTTINILLDFVRPTSGSATVLGMDAQDQSQEIRRRTGVLPEGYQVYGRLTGRQHVQFVIDSKKVDDNPDALLERVGIPEAADRKAGEYSKGMKQRLTLAMALVGEPELLILDEPSTGLDPAGAREIREIVREEAERGATVFFSSHIMEQVEAVCDRVGILRAGELVAVDSIDGLREAAGDGATLRVELATVTDDAIAVVESVSGVTEVRRRDGGLTVSVGNGSKTRVLSALEDAGHEVTDFRTEETSLEEIFMSYTEGSR, encoded by the coding sequence ATGCCAGCAATCGAAACGAACGAATTAGGAAAGCGGTTTGGGGACGATATCTTCGCCCTCGACGGCGTCGACCTTCGGGTCAAGGAGGGGGAGATTTTCGGCTTTCTCGGGCCCAACGGAGCGGGGAAGTCCACGACGATCAACATTCTGCTTGACTTTGTCCGGCCGACGAGCGGGTCAGCGACAGTGCTGGGTATGGACGCTCAGGACCAGTCCCAGGAGATCCGCCGTCGGACTGGCGTCCTTCCGGAAGGGTATCAGGTGTACGGCCGACTCACCGGTCGCCAGCACGTCCAGTTCGTGATTGACTCGAAGAAGGTCGACGACAACCCCGACGCGCTCTTAGAGCGAGTCGGCATCCCGGAGGCCGCAGACCGGAAGGCCGGCGAGTACTCCAAGGGGATGAAACAACGGCTCACGCTGGCGATGGCATTGGTCGGCGAGCCCGAGTTGCTTATCCTCGACGAGCCCTCGACGGGACTCGACCCTGCCGGCGCACGGGAGATTCGCGAAATCGTCCGCGAGGAAGCCGAGCGCGGTGCGACGGTGTTCTTCTCCAGCCACATCATGGAGCAGGTCGAGGCCGTCTGTGACCGGGTCGGCATCCTCCGGGCGGGCGAACTCGTCGCCGTGGACTCCATCGACGGCCTCCGAGAGGCGGCCGGCGACGGCGCGACGCTACGGGTCGAACTCGCAACCGTCACCGACGACGCGATCGCCGTCGTCGAAAGCGTCAGCGGCGTCACCGAGGTCCGTCGACGCGACGGCGGCCTCACCGTCTCGGTCGGCAACGGTTCGAAGACGCGGGTCCTCTCTGCGCTTGAGGACGCCGGTCACGAGGTGACGGACTTCCGCACGGAGGAGACGTCACTCGAGGAGATATTCATGAGCTACACGGAGGGATCACGATGA
- a CDS encoding DUF7123 family protein gives MTATTDTKRQRLRAYLHDRTAEGECYLKSKFVARDLELSTREIGQLFADLREEADDLDVERWAYSNATTWRVERR, from the coding sequence ATGACGGCCACGACGGACACGAAACGCCAGCGGCTCAGAGCGTACCTCCACGACCGGACGGCCGAGGGCGAGTGCTATCTCAAGAGCAAGTTCGTCGCCCGCGACCTCGAACTCTCGACTCGCGAGATCGGCCAGCTGTTCGCGGATCTCAGAGAAGAAGCCGACGATCTCGACGTCGAGCGGTGGGCCTATTCGAACGCGACGACCTGGCGCGTCGAGCGACGGTGA
- a CDS encoding excinuclease ABC subunit C has protein sequence MDSAEVRTRAGDLPTEPGVYQFLDSTRGDATVLYVGKAVDLRDRVRSYADPRGERIRRMVERAADIDVVVTDTETQALLLEANFIKRYQPRYNVRLRDDKSYPLVQLTDHPTPRIEITRDPDEGADVFGPFTDKSQVETVCKAIRETYGLRGCSDHKYANRDRPCLDYDIGLCSAPCTGEINPATYREDVAAIRRFFRGETGVLAEPIRAEMERAADSAAFERAANLRDRLAVVESFHTGGGGAVESTQDRTTDVLAVALEGDAATVARLHSTGGSLVDRERHAVETPDDRRAGDVLAAFVPQYYAERELPDRLLLSERLPDDDVRSWLTSAGVDVVVPGAGREATLVDLALKNARRKTGQDDGVAALADALGLDAADRIEGFDVSHTGGGSVVGSDVCFVDGTPAKPDYRRKKLPEGNDDYAAMRSLIGWRAERAVAGRDDRPDPDLLLIDGGEGQLAAAREALDAVGWDIPAVGLAKAEERVITPERVYKWDDDAPQLQLLQRVRDEAHRFAVQYHETLRDDVSTALDDVPGVGPELRTRLLGRFGSVDGVREASLSELRDVPGVGEATAKTIRRQL, from the coding sequence ATGGATTCGGCCGAGGTTCGAACCCGTGCAGGTGATCTCCCGACGGAGCCTGGCGTCTACCAGTTTCTCGACAGCACGCGCGGGGACGCAACTGTGCTGTACGTCGGCAAGGCCGTCGACCTTCGGGATCGAGTCCGGTCGTACGCAGATCCTCGGGGTGAGCGCATCCGGCGGATGGTCGAGCGTGCCGCCGATATCGACGTCGTCGTCACCGACACCGAGACCCAGGCGCTCCTGCTGGAGGCGAACTTCATCAAGCGCTACCAACCACGGTACAACGTCCGGTTGCGCGACGACAAGTCCTACCCGCTCGTCCAACTCACCGACCACCCCACGCCGCGGATCGAGATCACGCGCGATCCCGACGAGGGCGCGGACGTCTTCGGCCCCTTCACCGACAAGAGCCAGGTCGAAACCGTCTGCAAGGCGATTCGGGAAACCTACGGCCTCCGTGGCTGTTCGGATCACAAGTACGCCAACCGCGACCGGCCGTGTCTGGACTACGATATCGGCCTGTGTTCGGCCCCGTGTACGGGCGAGATCAATCCGGCAACCTACCGTGAGGACGTTGCGGCAATCCGGCGGTTCTTCCGCGGCGAGACCGGCGTGCTCGCGGAGCCGATCCGCGCAGAGATGGAGCGGGCCGCCGACTCGGCTGCCTTCGAGCGCGCGGCGAACCTCCGGGACCGACTCGCTGTCGTCGAGTCCTTCCACACGGGGGGCGGTGGGGCCGTCGAATCGACCCAGGACCGGACGACCGACGTGCTGGCCGTCGCCCTGGAGGGAGACGCGGCGACGGTCGCGCGACTCCACAGTACGGGGGGTTCGCTGGTCGATCGGGAGCGTCACGCCGTCGAGACCCCTGACGATCGACGGGCTGGCGACGTCCTCGCCGCCTTCGTCCCGCAGTACTACGCCGAGCGGGAGTTGCCCGATCGACTCCTTCTTTCGGAACGGTTACCGGACGACGACGTTCGCTCCTGGTTGACTTCGGCTGGTGTCGACGTGGTCGTCCCCGGCGCGGGACGGGAAGCGACGCTGGTCGATCTCGCACTGAAGAACGCGAGACGCAAGACGGGACAGGACGACGGCGTGGCCGCGCTCGCTGACGCGCTCGGTCTCGATGCTGCCGACCGCATCGAGGGCTTCGACGTGAGCCACACCGGCGGTGGGAGTGTCGTCGGCAGCGACGTCTGTTTCGTCGACGGCACCCCGGCGAAACCGGACTACCGCCGCAAGAAACTCCCCGAGGGAAACGACGACTACGCAGCCATGCGGTCGCTGATCGGCTGGCGAGCCGAGCGGGCCGTGGCAGGCCGTGACGATCGGCCCGATCCCGATCTGCTCCTGATCGACGGTGGCGAGGGACAGCTCGCGGCCGCTCGCGAGGCGCTCGACGCCGTCGGCTGGGACATCCCCGCGGTCGGCCTGGCGAAGGCCGAGGAGCGCGTGATCACACCCGAGCGAGTCTACAAGTGGGACGACGACGCGCCACAGTTGCAACTGCTCCAGCGCGTCCGCGACGAGGCCCACCGCTTTGCCGTTCAGTATCACGAGACACTCAGGGACGACGTGTCGACGGCACTCGACGACGTCCCGGGCGTCGGTCCCGAACTTCGGACGCGGCTGCTGGGGCGGTTCGGCAGCGTCGACGGGGTGCGGGAGGCGTCGCTGTCGGAACTACGCGACGTCCCAGGTGTCGGTGAAGCGACGGCGAAAACGATACGACGGCAGCTTTGA